In Blastopirellula marina, the genomic stretch GATCGTTACGTTCAACGAATCACGAATTCGCCTGAGGTGTTGATCGCGGCTGCCGAATAGTTGGAGGACCGATGCGTGGTCCAAAAATTTGATCGTCGCTTCGTACATCGATTGGGCAATACCTATTGCCTTATCCTGGAAAGGAAGAATTCCTATGTCAAAATATAGACAATGTTTCGGGCATGGGAATCGTTATTATGCCCTGGCAGATTGTAACTCGTTAGTCAGTTTGAAGTTAGATATTTGTTGAGAATCGTGTGTCGTTGATCAAGTTTGCGTATTTTGCTTAACTTAACGGCCGGGGCCGACAATCCCAACTTCCCAGCACAACAGTGCCATGGGCGCTCCCAGCAGCATCGAATCGAGCACGTCGAGCACGCCACCCAAACCGATGAGCCATTTGCTGGAGTCTTTGGTTTCCATATCGCGTTTGAACATCGACTCGGCCAGGTCGCCTAGCATACCTGCCGGTGAAACCAGCAGGGCGAAGATCAACCAACCGTACGGAATCGATGTTACCTCGCCGCCGAGCATCCATGGTCCGACCCACTCGAACATCACGTAGCTTCCCAGGCACGAGGTCGCCAGGCCACCCAAGGTTCCTTCCAGCGTCTTGCCGGGAGATAGCCTGGGGACAAGTTTCGTGCGACCGAAGTTCGAACCAATAAAGTAGGCCCCGATGTCCGAAATCTTCACAACGACAATCATCGCGACCAACGCCAGCATACCGTAGGCGTTGCCGTCCTCGGTTCCTTGTTGCACCAGACGCAGGCGAACGACAAAGCTGAGTAGGCCGCCGACGTAAAAGATGGAAAAGATGGTTAGTCCCAAGTGGATCATCGATTGGCCAGGCTTTTCGTAGCGGCGCATTTCTCCCAGGATCGAAAGGACCACGCCGAAGGCCAGCGCATAGAGCGTACACTCGGCCTGGTTGGCTAGCGAAGGGAGATCGGTCGATGGCCACCAGATCGGCAGGCTCGCCGAGGCGATCACGATGAACGTTCCCAGGTGGCAAGACCAGCCAATGGGACGCAGCTGCTTGGCCCGCAACAGGTCAAGCACTTCTTCCGCGGCCATCACCCCCAAAAGCAATACCAATGGCAACAGCCAAATGCCAGGGCGGCCAAAGTTGTAGTTGTAGTCGAGCCAGCAAAGTCCGCAGAGGGGCACAATAATGGCAATCGCTCCAATCAATCGCCACTTGAGCACGCGTCAACTCCTGAAGGCCCTTGGTTGGTAAGTCCGCCAAAACGGCGATCGCGTGAAGCGAAGTTTTCGATGGCGTCTCGCAACGTCTCTTCGCGAAACTCTGGCCAGCAAAGATCGGTCACCCACAGCTCGGAATAGCTGACTTGCCAGAGCAGGAAATTGCTGATCCGCATCTCGCCAGCGGTCCGAATCATGAGGTCTGGATCAGGCATCCCGCGGGTATACAGATGCTCGGCGATCGTTTCTTCGGTGATGTCTTCCGTTTTCAGGCGGCCTTCTTTGACCCCTTCGGCAATGCACTGCACGGCGTCGACCATTTCGGCCCGGCCGCCGTAGTTGATTGCCAGGCACAGCGTGGTGCCCGTGTTGGCGGCACTTAGCTCGATGGTTTTGTCCATCTCGCGTTGGACCTGATCTGGGATACCGTCGCGGCGACCGATGATCTTCACGCGGACGTTCTGTTTCATGATCGTCGCGCGTTCTTCAATCATGTACTGCTCGAGCAAGTGCATGAGAAAATCGAGTTCGTGCTGAGGGCGCTTCCAGTTCTCGCTGGAAAGACAGTAGAGCGTCAGCTGGTCGATCTTCAGCCGGGCACATTCTTCGACCGTGGCGCGAACCGAATGCACACCCCGCCGGTGCCCCTCGATCCGGGGCAATCCTTGCCGCTGAGCCCACCGGCCATTGCCATCCATAATCACGGCGATGTGTTTGGGGAACCGCTCGCGAGGGATGTCTTCGATCGGATGTCGCGCTGTCGTAGCCGTTTTTGACACGTCGCTAAATTGAGCCAAGGGAGTCGAAATATGGGGACGCTTAACGATTCCCTATTATGACGCGTCCCTCGGATGCATTTCAACGCGGGATTGGCGGATAATACTTACGTGGTCGCCAGCTTTAGCACGTCAGAGGTAAAGATCGTTTGCTTTCGATCGGGGCCGACCGAAACGACGCCGACCGGAAAACCGACCAGTTCTTCGATACGGCGGACATACGCCAGGGCGTTTTCAGGAAGATCATCCATCGAACGTGCGCCGGTGATTTCTTCCTGCCAGCCAGGAAGCGTTTCGTAGACCGGCTTTACTTTGCGAATGTCGTCAACATGCGAAGGGAAGCGGGTAATCTGCTCGCCATCGAGTTCATAGGCCACACAGATCTTCAGCTCGTCGAAGGTCGACAGAACGTCCAGCATCATGAGGGACAGGACATCGATACCGCTGACACGGGCCGTGTAACGAACGGCTACCGCATCGAACCAGCCGGTGCGGCGTGGACGACCGGTCGTCGTGCCGAATTCGTTGCCGCGGATGCGGATCTTTTCGCCTGTTTCGTCGTTCAACTCGGTTGGGAACGGGCCGCCACCCACACGTGTGCTGTAGGCCTTGGCGACACCAATCACTTGATCGATGTGCTTGGCAGGGACGCCGGCACCAGCCGAAGCACCAACGCCAGAGCTGTTGCTGCTGGTTACGAATGGATAGGTGCCGTGGTCGACGTCGAGCAGTGCACCTTGGGCACCCTCGAACAGAATGGTCTTGTGGTCGTCGACGGCATTGAGCAGCAGGTCGGTCGAATCACATACAAACGGACGCAGACGCTCGGCATAGGCGGCGAATTCGTCGTAGATCTTCGCGGCGTCGAGCGGCTCGAACGAGCCATCTTCGTACATGCTGGCAATCGTGCGATTCTTCTTGTCGCAGATCATGAAGACCTTGTCTTTGAAGTTGGGACGCATCATGTCGCCCAGGCGGATTGCATAGCTGCGGCCGACCTTGTCGCGGTAGCAAGGGCCAATACCGCGGAGCGTGGTGCCAATGTTTTCGCCGTCGGCAGTCCCTTGGTTCATCGCGCGGTCTTCGGCGATGTGCCAGGGGAAGATGATATGCGAGCGGTCACTCAGACGCAGATTGTCGATCGGGACACCCCGATCGGTCAGGCCGTCCATTTCGCCTAGCAGGATGGGTGGGTTGATTACCACACCAGCCGTAATAACGTTCAGGACTTCGCTGCGGAGAATACCACTGGGAATATGGTGCAGCTTGTATACGTTTTCGCCGTCGACCACGGTATGGCCGGCGTTAGCACCGCCCAAAAATCGGGCGACGATGTCGTGGTGCTGGGTCAAAAGATCGACGAGTTTACCTTTGGCCTCGTCACCCCACTGCAAACCAATAACACACGAACCTGCCACGAACTTTCTCCAGTGATAGCAATCAATTCCAGACGAACCCAACTAGTGTAGCGCGAAGCAGGGGATCCGGTCAACGAGGCGGAACTGCGGTGTAGCGCCATTCTGGGGGAATTCGGCTTCATTCTCGCGGGGCAAATCGATACACTCCCCAATGTCGGGCATTTTCTGACCACTTGGCCAAAAGTGCTCATTTTCAGCAGAATTCTCCTTTCCCGATCGTTTCGCAATGACTTCGATCCTAGTCCTGGCACTTTTGATGGCCGCGCCGGAAGCCTCGGCACCTGAGGCCTTCGATACCCTGGTCGTATGCCCCGAGGCCTACGTCCCGGCCATGCGTCCCTGGTTCGAGTACCGCATGCAGCAGGGATACCACATCGGGGTGGTGACCGATGTGGATTCGAAGGAGAAGATCCGCAGCACCATTCGTGACGCCGCCAATAGTGGCCCCCTGAAGCAGGTTCTGCTGGTGGGCGACGCCGTCGCCGATAAGTCAGGCGAGGTCGGTATCCCGGTGCATTACCAGAAAGCGGTCGTCAACGTCCATTTTGGCTCCGAGCCTGAGATTCCCACCGATAACTACTACGCCGATCTCGATGACGACCAGGTACCTGACATCGCCGTCGGGCGGTTTTCCGTCAGTAACGAAGAAGACCTGAAAACGATCGTTGCCAAAACGATCGACTATGAATCGAAGCTTCCGCCTGGCGACTGGCAACGACGTTTGCACTTCGTGGCGGGCGTCGGTGGCTTTGGTTCGGCCGTCGATACCATGATGGAGACGGTCACCAAAAAGTTTCTTACCGACGAGATCCCACCCCATTTCGAGGCCGTCGTCGCCCAGGGAAGCTGGCGGAGTATCTACTGCCCAGATCCCCGCGAATTCCGCGACGAAGTCGTGCGACAGCTCAATGAAGGGGGGCTTTTCTGGGTCTATATGGGGCACGGACACGTCGAAACGCTCGACTATATCCGCGTTCCCAACGATGCCTACCCCATTTTGACTAACAAGGATGTCGCCGCGCTGCATAACGAATCAGCGAGCCCGATCGCGATCTTTTTGTCGTGCTATACTGGGGCATTCGACGCCCCGCGCGACTGCCTGGCCGAAAAGCTACTGCGGGAAAAAGGGGGCCCTGTCGCCGTGTTTGCCGGATCGCGTGTGACGATGCCATACGCGATGAGCGTCATGGGAACCGAGATGCTGCAGCAGTACTTTGAAGAACAGCAGCCGACGCTTGGGCAACTACTGCTTCATGCGAAGCGCGAAGCAATGCAGCAGGAAGGCAAGTCCGGCAATCGGAAGATGCTCGACACGATGGCCGCCCTGGTCAGTCCCAAGCCGAAGCTGCTGCGGGAAGAACGTTTGGAGCACATGGCTTTGTTCAACTTGTTGGGCGATCCACTGCTGAAGCTGCCACATGCTTCGCCGGTCGAGGTTTCCGCCCCGGAAGTTGCCCATCCGGGCTCTTCGATCGAGATTGTCGGCAAGACGTCGCTACCTGGTAAGGTGCGGGTCGAACTTGTTTGCCGCCGAGATGGGTGTGTGGCTCAGCTTTCCAAGCGGGCAACCTACGAGCCGCTTCACGAACAGCTTTCCCAATACACCAAAACCTACCAGTCAGCCAACGACCGGCTGTGGCAAATGGTGGAAGCCCAACAGTCCGACGGCAAATTCCTGACGAAGCTCGAAATTCCCGAAAGTTGCCACGGGCCTTGCCACGTGCGGGTATGGGTAGAAGGATCGTCGCAAGTTGGTCTGGGATCTCAAGATATAGCGATTCAGCCGATCCAGGTTGCCGAGGGGAATTCAGAAGGGCAAATCGGGGAATAGTTACTCTTTTTGCCCGGTAATGTTCAGGATTTTTGCCTTGTAATCGGCATTCAGATCTTTCTACCGATGGAACTCTTGATCGGTGGTGTAGAATGAAGGTAAAGTGAATTGCAAATCGGGCAAGACCTGCCGGATTTGCAAATGGGCGAGTTACTATCACGCGATATAGCTTGTCGTCCCGCCTGAACTTTCACCCCTTCCCCAGAACCGGACGTTCTTATGATCTCGCTGCAACTCTCGAGCATCTCGCGGAAGATGCTTCTCGGTGCCGCGTTGGCCCTCTTGGCACTGGCTCCCCGAGCAGCCTGGGCAGAAGAGTCGGCGGAAATCGATTTCAATCGAGATATTCGCCCTCTACTTTCCGATCGCTGCTATGCCTGCCACGGACCAGACGAAAAACATCGCGAAGGGGGCATCCGATTCGACGTGGCGGAAAGCGTGCTGGCGGAAGCTGACTCCGGCATGACCGCCATCGTGCCTGGCAAGCCGGACGAAAGCGAAATGATTGCGCGAATTCTCACCGCGGACGAGTCGCTGAAGATGCCTCCTCCGGACTCGAACAAAAGCCTTACTCCGGAAGAAATCGGCAAGCTCAAACAGTGGGTCGCCGAAGGTGCCAAGTTCCAAGGTCACTGGTCCTTTGAAGTTCCGAAGAAAACCGATCCACCGCAGGTCGATATCGCTGATTGGAATCAGCGCGAGATCGATCAGTTCCTGGCGGCACGACTGAAGAAAGAAGGTCTCTCCCCAAGCGAGCCTGCCGACAAGCTGAGCCTGATTCGCCGGGTAACGTTCACCCTGACCGGTCTTCCACCAACTCCGGAAGAGGTCGACGCATTCGTTAAAGATGACTCGCCTGACGCCTACGAGAAGGTCGTCGATCGCCTGTTGGCCTCGCCGCAATACGGCGAGAACATGGCGCGGTACTGGCTGGATGCGGCTCGCTACGCCGACACGCACGGCCTGCATTTGGATAACTACCGCGAGATGTGGATGTATCGCGACTGGGTGATTCAGGCCCTCAACGAGAACAAGCCATACGATGTTTTTCTCACCGAACAGTTGGCCGGCGACCTGCTGCCCAACCCATCGTGGGAGCAGAAAGTCGCATCAGGCTTCAATCGCTGCAACGTGACGACCAGCGAAGGGGGCTCGATCACGGCGGAAGTGAAGATGCGTAACGTGAATGATCGCGTGGTGACCACCGGGACCGTCTTCATGGGACTGACCATGGACTGCACGCGTTGCCACGATCACAAGTACGATCCGCTCAAGCAAAAAGACTTCTACTCGATGTATGGTTTCTTCAACAGCATCGACGGAAGCCCGATGGACGGGAACGTCAAAGACCATGCCCCGGCGATTTACTCGAAAGAAGCCACCGAGCAGCTCGCCCAGCTCGATCAGCAGATCGGTCAGAAGCGGGAAGAAATCAAATCAACGCTCGCCAAGATCGAGTACCAAGACCCAGGCCCCGGCGTCGATACGCCGGAGATCAAACCCGAAGAAGTCGTCTGGATTGAAGATGGCATCCCGGGCAAAGCCACTGTCAGTGGTGACTACAACTGGGTGACAAAGCCAGAGCCTGTCTTCAGTGGCGAAAAGTCGGCCAAACGTACCGTCACCGGCAACGATCAGGTCTACTTCAACGGCTCGGATCAGACGTTTACGGTGTACAAGGGAGACGTCCTGTTTGGCTACGTCTATCTCGACCCGAAGAATCCACCGAAGGAAGTCATGTTCCAGTGGAATAACGGGGGCTGGGACCAACGCGCATTCTGGGGCGAAGACCTCATTCCCTACGGCAACACCGGCAAAACCAAGCATCGCATCGGTGATCTGCCAGAAGCTGGCAAGTGGGTTCGCCTGGAAGTGCCGATCGAAAAGGTTGGCTTGAAAGAAGGGGATAAAGTCAACGGCTGGGCATTCACTCAGTGGGACGGCACCGTTTATTGGGACAAGGCCGGCTACGTGACCAAACACGGCAAGCAGCCACAGTTCAAGTCGCTGCAGTCGTGGACCGAGTTCGCCGCCAAGTCGCCAGCTTCCCTTAACCCTGAGAACAAGCAGGTCACCGAGATCCTGAAGAAAGAAGCCGACAAGCGAAGCGAAGACGAAGCGAAAGCTCTCCGCGGCTACTTTCTGGAATTTGTCTGCCAGGACACGCAAGAGACCTTCAATAAACTACGTGGCGAGTTGAAGGCGATGACCGACAAGCAGACCGATCTGAAGAAGACTTCGCCGACGACGCTGGTCTACAAAGAAGCTGCCAAGCCAGTTCCCTCGCATATCTTGATTCGGGGCGAATACGATCAGATCGGTGAAGAAGTCCCGCGCGATGTGCCGGCCTTCTTGCCACCCATGACCGAAGAAATGCCCAAAGACCGACTCGGTCTGGCCATGTGGCTCTTGGATCCAAATCATCCGTTGACGGCCCGCGTGACGGTAAACCGTTACTGGCAGCATGTTTTTGGCGTGGGCCTGGTGAAAACTTCTGAGGACTTCGGTTCTCAGGGAAGCGTTCCTAGCCATCCGCAACTGCTGGACAACCTGGCCATCGAGTTCCGCGAGAATGGCTGGGATATCAAGCAGTTGATGAAGCGGTTGGTGATGAC encodes the following:
- a CDS encoding PSD1 and planctomycete cytochrome C domain-containing protein; amino-acid sequence: MISLQLSSISRKMLLGAALALLALAPRAAWAEESAEIDFNRDIRPLLSDRCYACHGPDEKHREGGIRFDVAESVLAEADSGMTAIVPGKPDESEMIARILTADESLKMPPPDSNKSLTPEEIGKLKQWVAEGAKFQGHWSFEVPKKTDPPQVDIADWNQREIDQFLAARLKKEGLSPSEPADKLSLIRRVTFTLTGLPPTPEEVDAFVKDDSPDAYEKVVDRLLASPQYGENMARYWLDAARYADTHGLHLDNYREMWMYRDWVIQALNENKPYDVFLTEQLAGDLLPNPSWEQKVASGFNRCNVTTSEGGSITAEVKMRNVNDRVVTTGTVFMGLTMDCTRCHDHKYDPLKQKDFYSMYGFFNSIDGSPMDGNVKDHAPAIYSKEATEQLAQLDQQIGQKREEIKSTLAKIEYQDPGPGVDTPEIKPEEVVWIEDGIPGKATVSGDYNWVTKPEPVFSGEKSAKRTVTGNDQVYFNGSDQTFTVYKGDVLFGYVYLDPKNPPKEVMFQWNNGGWDQRAFWGEDLIPYGNTGKTKHRIGDLPEAGKWVRLEVPIEKVGLKEGDKVNGWAFTQWDGTVYWDKAGYVTKHGKQPQFKSLQSWTEFAAKSPASLNPENKQVTEILKKEADKRSEDEAKALRGYFLEFVCQDTQETFNKLRGELKAMTDKQTDLKKTSPTTLVYKEAAKPVPSHILIRGEYDQIGEEVPRDVPAFLPPMTEEMPKDRLGLAMWLLDPNHPLTARVTVNRYWQHVFGVGLVKTSEDFGSQGSVPSHPQLLDNLAIEFRENGWDIKQLMKRLVMTSAYRQSSKLTPELLKKDPENRLLARGPRYRLDAEVLRDQALAFSGLLVDKIGGPSVKPPQPDGLWKAVGYSGSNTVQFKADEGHEKVHRRTLYTFIKRTALAPQMSTFDAPNRESCTVRRERTNTPLQALLLMNDPQYVEAAVAMAKRVMDEGGSDPVSKVNYLVTLCVLNQENEVQKKELEALYFDSLTYFQKNPEATSKLVGKDETPAELAAWAIVCNTILNLDEVVIQR
- a CDS encoding phosphatidate cytidylyltransferase; translated protein: MLKWRLIGAIAIIVPLCGLCWLDYNYNFGRPGIWLLPLVLLLGVMAAEEVLDLLRAKQLRPIGWSCHLGTFIVIASASLPIWWPSTDLPSLANQAECTLYALAFGVVLSILGEMRRYEKPGQSMIHLGLTIFSIFYVGGLLSFVVRLRLVQQGTEDGNAYGMLALVAMIVVVKISDIGAYFIGSNFGRTKLVPRLSPGKTLEGTLGGLATSCLGSYVMFEWVGPWMLGGEVTSIPYGWLIFALLVSPAGMLGDLAESMFKRDMETKDSSKWLIGLGGVLDVLDSMLLGAPMALLCWEVGIVGPGR
- a CDS encoding C25 family cysteine peptidase, which produces MTSILVLALLMAAPEASAPEAFDTLVVCPEAYVPAMRPWFEYRMQQGYHIGVVTDVDSKEKIRSTIRDAANSGPLKQVLLVGDAVADKSGEVGIPVHYQKAVVNVHFGSEPEIPTDNYYADLDDDQVPDIAVGRFSVSNEEDLKTIVAKTIDYESKLPPGDWQRRLHFVAGVGGFGSAVDTMMETVTKKFLTDEIPPHFEAVVAQGSWRSIYCPDPREFRDEVVRQLNEGGLFWVYMGHGHVETLDYIRVPNDAYPILTNKDVAALHNESASPIAIFLSCYTGAFDAPRDCLAEKLLREKGGPVAVFAGSRVTMPYAMSVMGTEMLQQYFEEQQPTLGQLLLHAKREAMQQEGKSGNRKMLDTMAALVSPKPKLLREERLEHMALFNLLGDPLLKLPHASPVEVSAPEVAHPGSSIEIVGKTSLPGKVRVELVCRRDGCVAQLSKRATYEPLHEQLSQYTKTYQSANDRLWQMVEAQQSDGKFLTKLEIPESCHGPCHVRVWVEGSSQVGLGSQDIAIQPIQVAEGNSEGQIGE
- a CDS encoding adenylosuccinate synthase gives rise to the protein MAGSCVIGLQWGDEAKGKLVDLLTQHHDIVARFLGGANAGHTVVDGENVYKLHHIPSGILRSEVLNVITAGVVINPPILLGEMDGLTDRGVPIDNLRLSDRSHIIFPWHIAEDRAMNQGTADGENIGTTLRGIGPCYRDKVGRSYAIRLGDMMRPNFKDKVFMICDKKNRTIASMYEDGSFEPLDAAKIYDEFAAYAERLRPFVCDSTDLLLNAVDDHKTILFEGAQGALLDVDHGTYPFVTSSNSSGVGASAGAGVPAKHIDQVIGVAKAYSTRVGGGPFPTELNDETGEKIRIRGNEFGTTTGRPRRTGWFDAVAVRYTARVSGIDVLSLMMLDVLSTFDELKICVAYELDGEQITRFPSHVDDIRKVKPVYETLPGWQEEITGARSMDDLPENALAYVRRIEELVGFPVGVVSVGPDRKQTIFTSDVLKLATT
- a CDS encoding isoprenyl transferase codes for the protein MSKTATTARHPIEDIPRERFPKHIAVIMDGNGRWAQRQGLPRIEGHRRGVHSVRATVEECARLKIDQLTLYCLSSENWKRPQHELDFLMHLLEQYMIEERATIMKQNVRVKIIGRRDGIPDQVQREMDKTIELSAANTGTTLCLAINYGGRAEMVDAVQCIAEGVKEGRLKTEDITEETIAEHLYTRGMPDPDLMIRTAGEMRISNFLLWQVSYSELWVTDLCWPEFREETLRDAIENFASRDRRFGGLTNQGPSGVDACSSGD